Genomic window (Magnolia sinica isolate HGM2019 chromosome 10, MsV1, whole genome shotgun sequence):
ACTAATTTAATGACTATGTACTTACCACCACCGCGACCTCCGTCATGTATATGTATGATCAATACATGGTAAGCGGTGGTCAAGGGGGTTCATTTACTCAAAAGCCCATTGGTTCTCCCTTTGgacctcttcctcttcctcaggGGTGAAATCATTCTTGATGTTGAATGTCCGGCGGATCTCTGCAGGAGTCTTTCCCTTTATCATGTTGATCACTGTTTGGCGAGTCAGGTCGAGCAAGCTCTTGATATTCAGATAGTTTGCTGCCAGGATAAGATCGAAGAGGGTGGCCTGATCGACCTTGACGAAATCCAAATCCCAGGCCTTGAGTTCCTCGTCGCTGGAGTGGTCATCGGGGTTCTTGCTGGCAGCCGCCTCGACATGCTTCTTGCAGTACTCAATGACCTTGGATAGGATCTTGTTGGTGACGTTGGGAAGGGGGATGCCGTTGTCCGCACAGTCGTCCTTCATCATGTGCTTGATCGTCTGTGATTCGAGGGCC
Coding sequences:
- the LOC131257822 gene encoding SKP1-like protein 1A, producing the protein MASKKVTLKSSDGEFMIDEVVALESQTIKHMMKDDCADNGIPLPNVTNKILSKVIEYCKKHVEAAASKNPDDHSSDEELKAWDLDFVKVDQATLFDLILAANYLNIKSLLDLTRQTVINMIKGKTPAEIRRTFNIKNDFTPEEEEEVQRENQWAFE